A stretch of the Capsicum annuum cultivar UCD-10X-F1 chromosome 10, UCD10Xv1.1, whole genome shotgun sequence genome encodes the following:
- the LOC107845407 gene encoding nucleolar GTP-binding protein 1 isoform X2, which translates to MKLWILFNWWSVIKRKTLSLKSWLVFGEMSGTSGLFQLWQVPSSSLFSGCSKLSKDLYLVPARVMYPMSCFRKQMQTTYEIVKGSYVSNPQDRQENKEKLTPKVENVGAFQKLPMVMPSVDILHSALRKAKRVSPTKGIANAAKRERNKGAKQLDSLMKELAVPLRTYKENFPNKKYLHPYERSLIELTLGDGNYEDVLGKLEALRKKVVSVGKEHASICAKSLSKREAEERLNEGLKRIQEIFDRDGKAVDELLNIAKTLRAMPVVDLETPTLCLVGAPNVGKSSLVRVLSTGKPEICNYPFTTRGILMGHINLSYQNFQVTDTPGILRRCDEDRNNLEKLTLAVLTHLPTAVLYVHDLSGECGMSPSDQLKKRVYELLVSQSERIRKQKSKEEGLEVSI; encoded by the exons ATGAAATTGTGGATTTTATTTAATTGGTGGAGTGTTATTAAGCGAA AAACCCTAAGCCTCAAATCCTGGCTCGTCTTTGGAGAGATGAGTGGGACTTCAGGTCTCTTTCAGCTATGGCAAGTTCCTTCCTCATCACTGTTTTCCGGATGTTCCAAGCTTTCTAAAG ATCTGTACTTGGTTCCTGCGCGTGTTATGTATCCAATGTCATGCTTCCGTAAGCAAATGCAGACTACTTATGAAATTGTTAAAGGAAGCTATGTATCAAACCCACAGGACAGACAAGAAAACAAA GAAAAATTGACACCTAAGGTAGAAAATGTAGGTGCATTTCAAAAATTACCCATGGTAATGCCATCTGTAGATATTCTACATTCAGCACTGAGGAAAGCAAAGAGGGTCTCGCCTACAAAGG GCATTGCTAATGCTGCAAAGCGCGAGAGAAATAAAGGCGCAAAACAACTTGACTCATTAATGAAG GAGTTGGCTGTGCCCTTGAGAACATACAAGGAGAACTTCCCAAACAAAAAATATTTGCACCCTTATGAACGATCTTTGATTGAGTTAACTCTTGGAGATGGAAACTATGAAGAT GTATTGGGAAAGCTAGAAGCTTTAAGGAAAAAGGTGGTATCAGTTGGAAAGGAACACGCATCAATATGTGCTAAG TCATTATCTAAACGAGAAGCAGAGGAGCGACTGAATGAG GGATTGAAAAGAATTCAGGAAATATTTGATCGTGATGGAAAAGCTGTTGATGAACTATTGAACATTGCCAAG ACGTTACGGGCAATGCCAGTTGTCGATCTGGAAACACCAACTCTCTGTCTTGTTGGTGCTCCCAATGTCGGAAAATCATCTTTGGTTCGCGTACTTTCGACAGGGAAGCCTGAG ATCTGCAACTATCCCTTCACAACCAGAGGAATTCTGATGGGACATATTAATTTGAGCTACCAGAATTTTCAG GTTACTGATACCCCTGGTATCTTAAGGAGATGTGACG AGGACAGGAATAACTTAGAAAAGTTAACACTTGCCGTTCTCACTCATTTACCAACTGCAGTACTTTATGTTCATGATTTATCTGGAGAATGTGGGATGTCACCTTCTGATCAG